Genomic segment of Methanobrevibacter woesei:
TGATGAGTACAAGTACAACTAAAATCGGAACATCAGTTGCAAAATTCGAAGAATTTTTCTCAACAATATACAAAGACCAATTATTTGAAACACTTGAGAAATATCCTGATGAAAGATCACTAGAAATTGATTACAATAATCTAGAAATGTTTGATCCAGATTTAGCGGATTTATTAATTGAAAAACCACAGGAGATATTAGATGCTGCAACTAATGCAATAAAAAATATTGACCCTTTAGTAAAAGATGTGGATATAAATCTTAGAATTGCAAATTTAACTAATATTATTCCTTTAAAAACCCTTTTAAGTAAATATATTGGAAATTTTGTTGCTGCTGATGGTATTGTAAGAAAAACAGATGAAATAAGACCAAGAATTGAAACTGCAGTATTTGAATGTAGAGGATGTATGAGACTTCATGAAGTTGAACAGAGCTCTGACAGCAGAATTGTTGAACCTTCATTATGTAGTGAATGTGGTGGAAGATCATTTAGATTACTTCAAGAAGAATCAAAATATATTGATACTCAAACTGCAAGAATGCAAGAACCATTAGAAAACTTATCTGGAGGTACTGAACCAAAACAGATGTTAATGATTCTTGAAGATGATTTAGTAGATAAATTAAATCCAGGAGATAAAGTAAGAATTACAGGTACTTTAAAAACATTTAGAGAAGAACGTAGTGGGAAATTTAAGAATTATATCTATGTAAATCACATTGAGCCTTTAGAACAGGAATTTGAAGAACTTCATTTGACACCAGAGGATGAAGAAGAAATTATTGAATTATCTAAAGATCCGAATATTTATGACAAAATTATCAAATCAACTGCACCTTCAATTAAAGGATACCGTGATGTAAAAGAAGCTATTGCACTTCAATTATTTGGTGGTTCCGCAAAACAGCTTGCAGATGAAACTAGATTAAGAGGAGACATACATATCCTAATTGTAGGGGATCCCGGTATTGGTAAATCCCAAATGCTTAAATATGTTTCAAAATTAGCTCCAAGAAGTATTTATACAAGTGGTAAAGGTACAACTGGAGCAGGGCTAACAGCAGCTGCAGTAAGAGACGAATTAGGTGGATGGTCTTTAGAAGCAGGTGCATTAGTTCTTGGGGACCAGGGAAATGTTTGTGTTGACGAACTGGACAAAATGAGATCTGAAGACAGATCAGCACTTCACGAAGCTTTAGAACAGCAAACAGTAAGTATTGCAAAAGCAGGAATTATGGCTACTTTAAATTCAAGATGTTCTGTTCTTGCAGCAGCAAACCCTAAATTTGGTAGGTTTGACCGTTTTAAATTACTAGCTGAGCAAATTGATTTACCATCTCCAATTTTATCTCGTTTTGATTTAATATTTGTTGTTGAAGATAAACCAAGTATTAAAAACGATTCAGAATTAGCTGACCATATTCTTGAAATACACCAGTCAAATGAAATTAATTATGAAATAGAACCAGAACTTCTCAGAAAATACATTGCTTATGCTAGAAAGAACGTTAATCCTAGATTAACTGATGAAGCAAACACTGTTTTAAAAGAGTTCTATGTATCTACAAGAAACAGTGGTCAGGATGAAGAAGGACCAGTGCCAATTACTGCAAGACAATTAGAAGCTATTATTCGTTTAGCAGAAGCTAGTGCAAAGATTAGGCTTAAAGAAACTGTAGATAAAGAAGATGCTGAAAAGGCAGTTCGCCTACAATTAGCATGTCTTAAAGAAGTAGGTATTGACCCTGAAACTGGTGAAATAGATATTGATAAAGTTGAAGGA
This window contains:
- the mcm gene encoding minichromosome maintenance protein MCM, coding for MSTSTTKIGTSVAKFEEFFSTIYKDQLFETLEKYPDERSLEIDYNNLEMFDPDLADLLIEKPQEILDAATNAIKNIDPLVKDVDINLRIANLTNIIPLKTLLSKYIGNFVAADGIVRKTDEIRPRIETAVFECRGCMRLHEVEQSSDSRIVEPSLCSECGGRSFRLLQEESKYIDTQTARMQEPLENLSGGTEPKQMLMILEDDLVDKLNPGDKVRITGTLKTFREERSGKFKNYIYVNHIEPLEQEFEELHLTPEDEEEIIELSKDPNIYDKIIKSTAPSIKGYRDVKEAIALQLFGGSAKQLADETRLRGDIHILIVGDPGIGKSQMLKYVSKLAPRSIYTSGKGTTGAGLTAAAVRDELGGWSLEAGALVLGDQGNVCVDELDKMRSEDRSALHEALEQQTVSIAKAGIMATLNSRCSVLAAANPKFGRFDRFKLLAEQIDLPSPILSRFDLIFVVEDKPSIKNDSELADHILEIHQSNEINYEIEPELLRKYIAYARKNVNPRLTDEANTVLKEFYVSTRNSGQDEEGPVPITARQLEAIIRLAEASAKIRLKETVDKEDAEKAVRLQLACLKEVGIDPETGEIDIDKVEGRTPKSDRDKLQRVLEEIELLEEEYGGQAPTNVLASNMADKYDISEEKVENIIRNLKHKGIIYEPTSGYLKRA